Below is a genomic region from Miscanthus floridulus cultivar M001 chromosome 1, ASM1932011v1, whole genome shotgun sequence.
TGAGCATCTTCCTGGAGCGCGCCGACATGTTCAAGTACCTCGGCAGCGCGCTGGCGTGGCGGAGCCGGGGCAGCAAGGACCTGCTCTTCCGCGTCTGCCTCGTGTCCGCCGTCGCCAGCGCGCTCTTCACCAACGACACCTGCTGCGTCGTGCTCACCGAGTTCATCCTCAAGCTGGCGAGGCAGAACAACCTGCCCCCGCAGCCGTTCCTGCTGGCCCTGGCCTCCAGCTCCAACATCGGATCCTCCGCCACGCCCATCGGGAACCCGCAGAACCTCGTCATCGCCGTGCAGAGCGGCATCACCTTCGGACAGTTCCTCGTCGGCGTCTTCCCGGCCATGATCGTCGGCGTCGTCACCAACACCTGCATCCTGCTCTGCTACTTCTGGAGGTACCTCTCCGTGCCGGAGAAGGACCAGGAGGGCGGTGCCGCCGAGAGGGGGCCCGAGGTCGTGGCCGACGAAGAGGTCACCTCGCACAGGTTCACGCCGGCAAGGATGTCGCACGCCTCCTCCGTCAACGGCGGCCTCGGCATCGACGCCGACTGCGTCAGCGAGCCCATTCGACGGACCGACAGCCTCAACAGGGCCGACACGCTCAGCATGAGGAGCCGGAGCTACAACTCGGAGGGCGACATCCAGGTTGCCATCAGGTCCATGCGCGCGTCCAACATGTCGCAGGAGATGGTGGAGGTGTCGACCGTCTGCGACAGgcgcgacgacggcggtggcgtCGGGCCCAGGAAGATCACAAGGACGACCAGCCACCAGCGCAGCGTCATCATCGAGGACGCGCCCGAGGCTGACGCCGACGATGGCCAGAAGGGCAAGGACGGCGACGACGTGAAGGAGAAGAGATGGAAGGTGCTCGTGTGGAAGAGCGCTGTGTATCTCACCACACTTGGGATGCTCGTCGCGCTTCTCATGGGGCTCAACATGTCCTGGTCTGCCATCACTGCTGCTCTCGTCCTCCTCGCACTTGATTTCACTGACGCACAGGCTTGCCTGGAGAAGGTACTGTAACTGTACTGCTTCCTATTAGATCATTATTGCTATTTTATTTTCCTTTAGCCATGCATGATgccctgatgatgatgatgatgatttgcgCTCGCTGCAGGTGTCATACTCTTTGTTGATCTTCTTCTGTGGGATGTTCATAACGGTCGACGGCTTCAACAGGACCGGCATACCCAATGCGCTCTGGGAGCTTGTCGAACCGCATTCCAGAATCGACAGTGCCAAAGGCACGGCGCTTCTCGCGGTCGTGATTCTTGTTCTTTCAAATGTGGCCTCAAATGTTCCAACTGGTATTACTCCTGACACGTTGCTTACCTTTAGTTTGTTTTCAAATGTTACTGATGATGCTGAATATCTGAAACTTCGTTTCAGTTCTGCTGCTGGGCTCAAGAGTGGCAGCGTCAGCAGCTGCAATCTCCCCAGCTTCACAGAAGAAAGCCTGGCTCATACTAGCATGGGTCAGCACGGTGGCCGGCAACCTCACTCTCTTGGGCTCAGCCGCGAATCTGATCGTCTGCGAGCAGGCGCGGCGGGCACAGTTCTTCGGGTACAACCTCACCTTCTGGAGCCACCTTCGCTTCGGCTTGCCGTCGACCATCATCATCACCGCCATCGGCCTGCTCATCGTGGCCAGTTACTGAATCCACACAAAGGGTCTCGGCCTCGCACTAGCTGTGTGTAGCCAGGCAGAACGCTGCAGGAAACAAGTAAACCAGAAGGAAGGAAAGAAACAGCAGTGCAAATGGTAATGTACCTGAAGAAGGAGATGTTGTACCGATAGGTCTTTGTTGTGCTTACGTTGTAACAGTTTTTATGTTTGTGTAAGTTTGTTTCGCGCAACCGATGCCTCAAGGCGCCGGGTTGCCCATCTGCTAAGGCAAATAATGGGCAAGATTAATGTAGATGGCATGAAGTAGAGGCCGGCCCCCTGTTCTAGTTAAAAAGGCGAAAACTTGGTCTAGCTAGTTCAGCTAGGAGGGCTGGCGAGATTGTATGGTGCGTTTCTCAATTTGGTGATGTCAAGGGACTGTTGTCCTTGTGTGTGAACTTCTCTCCGTGAAGAAACAAGGTTGTGCCAAACTGTACCTGGACTTTGTAACTTTGCACTGCGTTTGCAAAACGAAAAATGTTGCAATTTGCCTCAAGCAATGAGCACATAGGAATTCATGTGTGAAATCCGCTGAAGGCCTGAATTTTTTTTTCGAACGTGCCTCGGGCATGGTTTTCATTAAGAAGGAGAAGAGAGTTTACATGAAATTACAACTAAACGCCATGGTAATCCACCGATTACCAAAGCACTACGGCCCACGGGCAACGAGTGAAATTGATTTACATAGTACTATGCTTGCGACGGGAATAACCCCTGAAGACTACATCAGTGTTAGCAAAGACAGGAGGTGCTTGTATCCTGCCAAACACCACTCCTCGGCCTTGCCCCAGATCGAGCAAGCCAGCCCAGCCGCGTCAGTAGAAGCTCCATCAAAAGTGCGCGAGTTCCTCTCCTTCCACAGTCTCCAGCCAACTAGGAAGAAGAGCGAATCGAACCCCTTTCTCGCCGGTTTTACAACGAGCTTTCTGTTGCGCATCCACCACTCCATGACATCCTCCTCATTGACGAGCACAACATCCAGGAGATGGAGTTTGTCCAGTAGAATGGCCCAGATCTCCCTGCTATAGACACAACCCAAGATGATATGATTCATACTCTCCGTCATTTGGTCACAAGTGATGTAGATGCTACTGTCTTGCAAGCCATGGCGAAACCGCCGTTCTGCGGTCCAGCATCTCCTGTGCAATACCAACCAGAAGAAGGCACGAACTCTTGGCGGCGCCGAGGTCTTCCAAATCTCCCTTGCCCCAAGAGTCCTCGAAGCACCAAAGAACATGGCTCCATAAGCCGAGGCCGAAGAGTAGGCTCCATCCGGTGTGAGCCTCCACCGAAACACATCAGGTGTTCCCTACAAGGACAGAAATCTCCGAACTTGCTACCACACAAACATGAACTCGTTGATGACCTGAACCGTATGTGCTCCGGTGATGTGGCGCACCCAAGCATTACCCGGCAGTGCATCACATACCAGCACCCCCCGACGCCTTGCTGCAACAGCCTGAAAGAGCGCCGGCGCCAATGACTGAAGGCCTGAATGGTGAACAGTTCAGCAAATTTTCACTTTGCACTGCATTTGCAAAACGAAAAATGTAACAATTTGCCTCAGGCAATGGGGACATAGGAATTCATAAGGTGTGAAATCTGCTGAAGACCTGAATGGCGAACAGTTCAGAAAATTTGCTGAGAATTCATAAGGTGTGAAATCTGCTGAAGACCTGAATGGAGAACAGCAAAATTTGTggataaaaaaaaaaagagaaacgcccaccgtggggctcgaaCCCACGACCACAAGGTTAAGAGCCTTGCGCTCTACCTACTGAGCTAGACGGGCATACTTATTTCGAATGCTAATGATTTAATCACACCTAGTGACATACAAGTTGGACGTGGTTCGGTGGCTGTGTATGTATCTATGGATCGTCTTCGTAATTTCAAAGGTACTCTCCAGTGAAATGAAACATATCCTTCTCGATGTCATTTTCCGGTCGCATAGTACCTTTATTTATGGGAGGAGGACACTCTACGACTCATAGCAGATAACTCACTGATAGCATGTGAAATGGAACATTTCATGAGACAAAGGGAAAACTTGGTAAGTTGGTATGCAACCACGAAGGTGTTAAGAGTTGATCGAAGGGCTCGATCAAAGGATCGAGTCATAACAGCATAACTGGCTCAGTTGCCGTGATCGGAGGCAATCATTTATCTAACTAGGTGAATTTTCTTGTGTGTTGCTGTGTGATTGGAGAGAACTTAAACTTCggctaaaagaagaaaaaagatttTAGATAAACAGTAATGCTATGAACCGGACGTCCGTCTGTCCAGACGCTTCGTTGCTGGGCCACGACGCCAGCCCAACAACCCACGCTTCTTCGTTTCTCAAAAAAAATTGCTCATCCACTTATTCTTATCTACTCGTTCCTCTTCCTATCGCTCTTTTATTTGCTCGCTTGCCGCCTCCGAGCGCACAGCCGCTGGCCCTCCAAGGTGCATCGCTCGGCCACCTTCGAGGCGCACCACTTGGCCGCTGCCCTTGTCAGGCATGGCATGCGACCGCCTCCGAGTCACAGCGCTCGGCTACGGCCCTGCCAGGCGCGGCGTGCTACTGCACTCTCCAAGTCGCACAGCCGCGGCCTTCCCATCGCTCGTGCGGACGATGCCCCCTTCCACAACATGTAGCCACTGCCGCCGTCACACTGCCTACAAGCGCCGCCGGGCCGCTGCCTCCGGTGAACACCACACACCGACGAGCCTCCAGTCTACCCAGCAGTAAGGAGATGTTAGgttgaaagcacatgttgcaagagtatgtttcaattgtttcagatgtttcagaagtatgttgcaagtatttcgtaTGGATGCTACAATAATAGATCGTGATGTTACACATGTTTCAATGGttgtatacgtatgttgcaagcgtctgctctaaatgtttcatctgcttttccagacgtatgttacaaCTGTGCTTAttcagatgttgcatatgtttcacacatatgttgtaagagtatgttcaaaatatttcagttatttcagtcttatgttacaataagtgtttttatgttgcaagtgttttatttgatgttgcatatgtttcacacacatgttgtaaatgtatgttccaaatgtttcatctgctttagACGTGCGCCTGTGTTCCTGCGGACggggcgtgctcgtcctcatcTCAGCTCCCAGGTCCTGCCcgcgcggagagagagagagatgaggggGGAAGGGGCGGCGAGCGCGGGGCGGGGCGAGACGAACGGGTGCGGGGTACGCATGCGTGGCGGGACGAGGCAGACTGGAAAGGACTGCAGCTATATGGTAGGAGTACGACGCATTTCTGCTGGGCCATTCGGTACCGTCCGATGGAATCCTATCCCATCGAATGTCCGGGCGCCAGCGATTCACTTAGATAAAAGATCACAGAGAGCATACAACGGTACATACAACGCTCTGACTATGCCAAAAGCATGATAACGGAAGCCTATTTTTGGGCTAATGAGTAATGACAACCTAAATGAAACTAAGACTCAATATAACATAAACGAAATGAACATTCTTAAACTGAAATTGCCATAAGATAGTCTAGAGGAAGGCCAATAACATGTTAAGTAGAATAATACTTACATGAAgcatatttttttaaataaatatAAGCGATGATATTTTGATTCCAAACATTTGCGACAAGGTGGCTAATTAGTTTTGACTGCATCAAACATTTCAGGTAGCATGCATACCCCATTTGTTCATAGTACTGAATGCAAGATAAGATAAAACCTAAGTCTATATCGACAGAGCAGGAGGCGCAAACATGATGAAGCTCCGACCTGACGCTACTGTCTAATAAGATGATGCTACTATAGTACTATTCAAGGAGCATTGGGAGGAGAATAGATCGGAGAAGAACCTGccagattaaaaaaataaaaacaggtTGGTGTGCAAATGTGCAAATCGGAGGGAATTAGAGATTGGCATGCAGAAAATTCGCTTggatatatataatatattataATGCTTTGGTTTCCTGTTGGCGTCTGCGATGAGGAAACCAATGAATTCAGGgaaatttagggggtgtttggttgctacaggaaaattttagtccctgtcctatcggatgtttagacacatgcatgaagtattaaatatagacgaaaaaataactaattgcacagattatggctaatttgcgagacgaattttttaagcctaattagtccatgatttgataatgttgtgctacagtaaatatatgctaatggcggattaattaggcttaataaattcgtctcgtaaattagtctccatcggtgtaattagttttataattaactcatatttaattctcctaaatagcatccgaacgtccgatgtgacatagactaaaatttagtccaggaaaccaaacaccccttactCTGCTTGGTGGCCTCTTAACAGGGAAGCTACTCACAATTGCTTGCAAACAATAACTATCAATGGGTATTCTCTCTAAACGGAAAGGAGATGAGAGTAAATATGCGTCTTTTACCAGTCTTAATCTGTCTAAAATTTAGAGAAACTTATTTATTATGAGACGAAGGTAGTAGGTTTTATAGATTTGTTCGTGTAGTCCGGCCACACCGTGCATAAGGGGGTCCCATGTCTAATGAGAACACATTTAAGCTCTACCAATCTAGGTGACGCGGATGTAGCTATGAAGACATAGTGGCACCGGGCATTTTGCTGTTCAGGAATTACCAACACCAATGAATTGAGGAGGTTGACCATTGTAGCAAATCCACCGACGCCATGCCTGCCCCTAAGGGCAAATCTTCATCTCCCAGAGTCCCAGGTCAATACACTATGCTGACCTGAAGGTTGACACGAGTAGAGTGGGGTGGCACCTTCTTCATGATATGACGACAAGATTGGAACTCTATGCAGATCGGATAGAATTTGTGTCAATGAAGAATTTTCGGACAGTGTTTAGCCAGAGAGAG
It encodes:
- the LOC136536664 gene encoding silicon efflux transporter LSI2-like, whose product is MTLASTDKVVLGCIAFTVFWVLAVFPSVPFMPVGRTAGSLLGAMLMVLFRVMTPEEAYKAIDLPILGLLFGTMVVSIFLERADMFKYLGSALAWRSRGSKDLLFRVCLVSAVASALFTNDTCCVVLTEFILKLARQNNLPPQPFLLALASSSNIGSSATPIGNPQNLVIAVQSGITFGQFLVGVFPAMIVGVVTNTCILLCYFWRYLSVPEKDQEGGAAERGPEVVADEEVTSHRFTPARMSHASSVNGGLGIDADCVSEPIRRTDSLNRADTLSMRSRSYNSEGDIQVAIRSMRASNMSQEMVEVSTVCDRRDDGGGVGPRKITRTTSHQRSVIIEDAPEADADDGQKGKDGDDVKEKRWKVLVWKSAVYLTTLGMLVALLMGLNMSWSAITAALVLLALDFTDAQACLEKVSYSLLIFFCGMFITVDGFNRTGIPNALWELVEPHSRIDSAKGTALLAVVILVLSNVASNVPTVLLLGSRVAASAAAISPASQKKAWLILAWVSTVAGNLTLLGSAANLIVCEQARRAQFFGYNLTFWSHLRFGLPSTIIITAIGLLIVASY